The Ancylothrix sp. D3o nucleotide sequence TTGCTTTCGGGTCATTCGGGTTGGGTTAATTCAATTGCGTTTTCGGCGGATGGTCAGTTGTTGGTGAGTGGTAGTTGTGACCGGACGGTGAAAATTTGGAACTTGGGGACGGGTAAGTTAGTTCGGACTTTGGGGAGTTGGTTTTCTAAGGATTGGGGATGGGTTTATTCGGTGGCGGTTTGGGGGGATTTGGTGGTGAGTGGTCATGGGGATCGGTTGCTAAGAGTTTGGAGTTTGGCGACGGGGAAGATGTTGGGGAGTTTTGCTGGTCATTCGGGGTGGGTGGAGTCGGTGGCGTTTCGTCCTGATGGTAAGGTTGTGGCGTCTGGGAGTGGAGACCGGTCTGTGAAGGTTTGGAATGTGGCGAGTGGGGATGCGGTTTTGACGCTGACGGGCCATTCGGAGGGTGTGTCTTCTGTGGCGTTTAGTTTGGATGGTCAAGTTTTGGTAAGTGGGAGTGGGGATGGAACTGTGCGGTTATGGCAGTTGGCTTCTGCGGAGTTGTTGGGGTGTTTGTCGCATTCGGGGCCGGTGGTTTCGGTGGCGGTTAGTCCGGATGGTCAGGCCATAGCTGGGGGAGGACGCGATGGGGTTGTGCGGTTGTGGAATCCTTATACAGGGGAGATGTTGGTGAGTCTTCGTTATCCGGGTGTGGTTTCTTCGTTGGCGTTTAGTGCGGATGGTCAGATGCTTGTGGTTGGCGGTTTGAGTGGGAAGATTGGGTTATGGCGTTTACAGCCTTCTGGGGTGTCTGCCGGCGGGAAAGGGGGGGTGAAGAATTGAAGCCGGTCGGCTATGGTTCGGGAAGTGGAAAATTTTTTTGACAAACCTCTTGCGTTTTTGGGGAGGTTGTGTTAAGTTTATAAATCGTTGGTGACGGACGCATAGCTCAGTTGGTTAGAGCACTACGTTGACATCGTAGGGGTCACTGGTTCGAGTCCAGTTGTGTCCATTAAATCAAACTCAATCACAGTAAGCGTTTTGGCTTTTGGTAAAAGCTTTTCATAAGGTTTATCAGCATCTATAAGTGTGACAAATTCTGCCACTTTCAACCATCTTATAAGATAAATTTAAGATACGAGATTTCAAGGGTTTGAGATGGCAGGACGGAATAGAAAAGGGTCGGTAACAGTCCAAAGTTTTAAGGGAGTTCTGAGGCTGGTGTGGAGTTACCAGGGTAAACAGCGTTTCCTCTATTCTGGACTGGTGGACACCCCACTAAATCGGATAGTGGCTGAGGGAAAGGCCAAAGTGATTGAAGGCGACTTGGCAACCGGCAACTTTGACCCAACCTTGGCCAAATATAAACCCGAAAGACAGAACCAGATTTCTGTAGTTGAGCTTTTCCAAAAGTTTATGGACAAACGGGCGCGACAAGTCTACGAGCGAACAATGGCCAAATATAAGGGACTACTTGGCTTGTTAAAATCGCACTTTGGCAATAAGGCAGCTTCAGCCATTGGGTAAAAAGAAGCAGAAAGATTTAGGGAAAAATTAGCATCGGAAATAGCGCCTATCACATTGAGAGAGAGAATCGGACTTTTAAAAGCCTGTTGGGATTGGGGTATTAAACAAAAGCTTGTTAGCGAAAATCCTTGGGCTGAGGTGAAAGTTCGGGTTCCGCCTAAACAAAAAGCGAAACCTTTTACTAAAGAAGAAATTACTACAATTGTCGCTGCTTTTAGATCCCATTTTCCTCACTACGGTGATTTCGTTGAGTTTCTTTTTGGGACTGGCTGCCGAACTGGCGAGGTAATTGGGCTGCAATGGAAACATTTTAATGATGATTGTTCGGTTGCTTGGATTGGTGAAAGTCTTAGTCGTGGAATTCGTAAAGAAACAAAAACGGGACAAGCTCGTGATATTCCCATGACTCCCTATCTTCAACAAATGTTAATCTCTCGTCGTCCAGTTGAGTTCAATCCTGATGATTTAGTATTTCCTGCTCCTCAAGGCGGTGCAATAGATGACCACAATTTCCGCAATCGTGCGTGGAAACCAGTTTTAGATGAGTTGCGGATTCCTTATAGAAAACCTTATACAACCAGGCATACCTTAGTTAGCCACGCCCTTGAAAAAGGGATGAATCCTGTTAATGTGGCGGAATTAACTGGCCACAATGTGAAAACTTTGTATCAACACTACGCCGGCGTGGTCAACAAAACTAAATTGCCTGATATTTTTGCCGACGACCCTTAAGTTTGTTTCCTAGTTTCTGAGATTGATAGTACGCGATTGCTCTTTGATGGTCTGGGTGCTGAGGATTCATGTTGCAAGTTATTAAATCTTGCAGCAATTCCTCATTATAAAGCCATTCATTTCCCACAAATGCACAGTGGATTCCTTCTATCAAAATACCTTGTGTGCGATACCTGATGAGAGTGCGGGGAGATTTCGATAGAATTTCCGCAGCCGTTCTTTTGTCAACAAACATTATTAGTAACCTCGGTTTATAATAAATAAAAAGGCTTAAAGAATGAACAATCAAACAGAAGATTTAGATGCCGTAGATGATGCCCTAGAGGATTTAGAGAATGAGAGAATTCAAAAACTCCAACAAACAATCCAAGATAATAAACGCGAAATTGAGAAAAAAAAGGATGATTTTCGCCTAATCGGTTACGACTACGAAGTGCGGAACCTTGAATGGGCTTTATGCAATGCCCAACAACCGGTAGATTCTCTGGACTATTTCCAAGTGCTGAACCTGGAATGGTGCTGTGAAATAATGCTTTTCCCTAAACCATTGCTTGACTGAAGTAATTTCGTTCGACCAATGTCAAGGTAGGCGATAGTGCTGATTATCTTAAGGCGGCAAGCTCCTCTTTTTTTCCGACGCTGATTGTCTCGCCCATACGGGAAAATTCCACGCGCCTTACATTGGGATGGAAATTTCCAGATATCCCATCATTTGGATAAATGCTTCATCAACTTTCTCCTATAGCGTATCTTTTGGCTTTTATAGCCTTTAATATAATTGGGGTTGTTGTGAGCGCATTTATGCCCATAAAATTTGTCAGACTGCCCCAATATCGTCATATAGCGCTGCCAACTTTCACCGGCGCTAGGATGAGTAAGACATTGCTCTTTTCCTTTGAAATACCATATTGAGTGTTGTTCTGTAGATATTTCAAAATCTTTCCCCTCTTTAAGTCCTAATGATTTCCAAGCTATTTTAAGGGACTTAAGCGATTCCGCCAACTCTTTATTAATACGTTCTATTTCACGGCGTTGCGCTTCGGCGATATCTTCAATTTTGCCTGTGATAATTAGTTTAAAGGATTGAACCGTGTGTTTTAGCATGAGGCGATTTCTTAACTGGTCTATTCTTTGATTATACTATTTTTATTTGGGTTTAATTGGTTATATCTAAGCTTTCCCTAACGATAGTGCTGCTAATAATGTTAGCAGCATTTTTATCTAATTATTGTTTTTGTTATTAATCTGTGTTATTACTCAGTATTTGTTATTGTATAAGTTCGGGATTATATAATCACGAAATTTGATTAACGCCATCGTTTAGCTCTCAGGAGCGTAGGTAAAAATGGGTGATGTTATTCATAGCTCTCAGATATCGTATAAATAGAAACAGCTAAGGCAACAGAAACATGAATAACAATCCAACATATCCGATTATCCTAATCCCAGAAGCAATCCAAGAAACTGCTCTCGCATTTCCCCCGATCCCTCAATTTAAAGAATTAGCGCCACCGGCACCGACTAACGAACCGCAGCAGATGAATTTGTTTCTCATTGCTACGTCCGCTATTGGCGTTATTGCTTTTTTGCTTCGGGTTAATCGCCGTTAATCTGGTTGTTGCTGCCGGCTTTACCTTTGCTGTTGGTTTTTTTGGGATTATTTTCCATATTTTATCAGAAAAATTTAGTTACTCCCAACGTCGGTTTGATTGGGAAAAACAATGCCGAAATTATGAGAAGAAAGTCAAAAGATACAATCAACGTAAAGTACAGACCTTCGCAGCAGTTCATCTCTACCCTCACCAAAAAGCTACAACAATATTACAAACACCTGAAAAAATAGCAGATATCGTCAAGAGCGCTTAGTACAAACTCTATCTAATACTCACGAACCTGATGGCATTAACAACCGTGTTCCACGCGGGTACTCGGAATCGGATTTTGGCGTTCATTTGAATCGTTACTTTCCAAGTAAAATACACACAGGCCGGTGTTTTGAGATACCTGGTTTTAAATACCCATAAAGTGCTGAGTTTGCTTATTTTGATAGCGAAATTAACTTTATGATTGATACAGAAATTGATAAAACTTATGCTTATCCAAATAAAAAACTGACTCACTACATTGGGTCTGATGATAAAAGAAACAATTTTTTCCTAGAACGTAATTAGATTGTTATTCATTTTGCCGAAGAACAAGTTATCCGATTCCCAAAAGGGTGTTGTAAGGTTATCGCGGAGGTTATTGAAAC carries:
- a CDS encoding helix-turn-helix domain-containing protein; the protein is MFVDKRTAAEILSKSPRTLIRYRTQGILIEGIHCAFVGNEWLYNEELLQDLITCNMNPQHPDHQRAIAYYQSQKLGNKLKGRRQKYQAI
- a CDS encoding Arm DNA-binding domain-containing protein, with product MAGRNRKGSVTVQSFKGVLRLVWSYQGKQRFLYSGLVDTPLNRIVAEGKAKVIEGDLATGNFDPTLAKYKPERQNQISVVELFQKFMDKRARQVYERTMAKYKGLLGLLKSHFGNKAASAIG
- the xerC gene encoding tyrosine recombinase XerC; translation: MKVRVPPKQKAKPFTKEEITTIVAAFRSHFPHYGDFVEFLFGTGCRTGEVIGLQWKHFNDDCSVAWIGESLSRGIRKETKTGQARDIPMTPYLQQMLISRRPVEFNPDDLVFPAPQGGAIDDHNFRNRAWKPVLDELRIPYRKPYTTRHTLVSHALEKGMNPVNVAELTGHNVKTLYQHYAGVVNKTKLPDIFADDP